A DNA window from Bacillus carboniphilus contains the following coding sequences:
- a CDS encoding TIGR01457 family HAD-type hydrolase: MKKYKGYLIDLDGTMYKGKEKIKEAVTFIKRLSQAKIPYLFVTNNSTKTPEEVAQVLNGFGIPAESNHVFTTSMATARYITQEKSNPKVYAIGEKGLQEALLSAGCIFSEVDPEIVISGLDRDVTYEKLATATLAVRQGAIFISTNSDIALPTERGFLPGNGALTSVISVSTGVQPTFIGKPEPTMISQALEIIGLSKEDVLLVGDNYNTDILAGIRAGIDTLHVQTGVTSFEELKNYDIQPTYSVKSLDEWNNI, encoded by the coding sequence ATGAAGAAGTACAAAGGTTATCTTATTGACCTGGATGGCACCATGTATAAGGGAAAAGAGAAAATAAAAGAGGCTGTAACTTTTATTAAACGGCTCTCCCAAGCTAAAATCCCTTATTTATTTGTTACAAATAACTCTACCAAGACACCTGAAGAAGTTGCCCAAGTACTCAACGGTTTTGGTATTCCTGCAGAATCCAACCATGTTTTTACAACGAGTATGGCAACAGCACGTTATATCACTCAAGAAAAGAGTAATCCCAAGGTGTATGCTATTGGGGAAAAAGGTCTCCAAGAAGCATTGCTTTCAGCAGGGTGTATCTTTTCAGAAGTCGATCCGGAGATTGTTATTTCTGGGTTAGATAGAGATGTTACCTATGAAAAGTTAGCAACGGCAACCCTGGCCGTTCGCCAGGGTGCCATTTTCATATCTACAAATAGTGATATAGCTTTACCTACAGAGCGCGGTTTCCTACCAGGGAATGGGGCACTAACATCAGTCATTTCAGTCTCAACTGGAGTTCAACCAACTTTTATTGGGAAACCAGAACCAACTATGATATCTCAGGCCTTAGAAATTATAGGGCTATCCAAGGAAGACGTACTTTTGGTCGGAGATAATTATAATACTGATATACTCGCAGGTATTCGAGCTGGGATAGACACACTTCATGTACAAACAGGTGTGACATCATTCGAAGAATTAAAAAATTATGATATTCAGCCTACTTATTCCGTAAAGTCATTAGACGAATGGAACAACATATAA
- a CDS encoding phosphatidylglycerophosphatase A: protein MSDHLEVLGQTAREWLLERGVTIEDIADLVMFLQKKYHDDLSIETCIENVERVLTKREVQNAILTGIQLDRLAEKKLLDAPLQSIVEVDESLYGVDEILAFSIVNVYGSIGFTNYGYIDKLKPGILQKLNDKTSGQCHTFLDDIVGAIAAAASSRLAHRTHDEP from the coding sequence ATGAGCGATCATTTAGAAGTACTGGGACAAACAGCAAGAGAGTGGTTACTAGAAAGAGGGGTTACCATCGAAGATATAGCCGATTTAGTTATGTTCCTCCAAAAAAAATATCACGATGACCTTTCGATTGAAACCTGTATTGAAAACGTAGAAAGAGTCTTAACTAAACGCGAGGTTCAAAATGCAATATTGACAGGCATTCAATTAGATCGTTTAGCGGAAAAGAAACTCTTGGATGCTCCGTTACAATCTATTGTAGAGGTAGATGAAAGTCTTTATGGAGTAGATGAAATTTTGGCATTTTCGATCGTAAACGTATATGGTTCAATTGGGTTTACCAACTATGGATACATTGATAAATTAAAGCCAGGAATACTCCAGAAGTTAAATGATAAAACGAGCGGACAATGCCACACATTCTTAGACGATATTGTTGGAGCTATCGCAGCAGCAGCTTCCAGTAGACTTGCCCACAGAACACATGATGAACCATAA